The Thermotoga sp. Ku-13t DNA segment TCCAGGAAAGATCTCACCAGCACGTTGGCACCACCTGCGACCATGAGCACGATCATCGTCTCACCGAAGATTCTGTTGAAAACGCCCAGCATCGCGTTCACTATGCCGGGTGCAGCGTATTTAAGTTCAACCCACATCACGTGGACATCTTTCGCACCGAGTGCCACTGCTCCATCCACGATGTGACTTGGAACTTTCTCGAGAGATTGGAACGTGAGGCTTGTCATGAAGGGTAACGTCAGAATCGACAGCACGATCGAAGCGTTCAAAAAATTCTGCGCCGTCCACGCTCCTGCCCTTAGAAGAAGATCGCCCAGAATCAGAACGCCGAAGAGTCCAAACACCACGGACGGAACACCACTCACATACTCTAATATTCTGAGTACGACCTGTTTCTCTCTGTCGCGCGCGTATTTGTGCAGATAAAGCGCCACGGTCAAACCAGCGATCCATACCCAAACGCTCGTCCAGACAGTCAAGATCAGCGAGTTCAGCAACATAGTCCTGACACCAAACTCCGGTTCAAGTTCCCAGACCGGATACCAGTTGGGTGAAAACAGCTTC contains these protein-coding regions:
- a CDS encoding ABC transporter permease subunit, whose product is MKRVASFMFVLLTSVAAVLVAAALFAIVFFMFTESLRAIREVGWKLFSPNWYPVWELEPEFGVRTMLLNSLILTVWTSVWVWIAGLTVALYLHKYARDREKQVVLRILEYVSGVPSVVFGLFGVLILGDLLLRAGAWTAQNFLNASIVLSILTLPFMTSLTFQSLEKVPSHIVDGAVALGAKDVHVMWVELKYAAPGIVNAMLGVFNRIFGETMIVLMVAGGANVLVRSFLDPVRPLTATLGSEIGEVAVGSLHYSALFFIALLVLSGCLILNVFTNVICRRLERWVKG